A genomic window from Chiloscyllium punctatum isolate Juve2018m chromosome 50, sChiPun1.3, whole genome shotgun sequence includes:
- the LOC140470135 gene encoding tubulin alpha chain-like → MPSDKTIGGGDDSFNTFFSETGAGKHIPRAVFIDLEPTVIDEVRTGTYRQLFHPEQLITGKEDAANNYARGHCSIGKEIVDLVLDRVRKVADQCTGLQGFLIFHSFGGGSGSGFTSLLMERLSVDYGKKSKLEFAIYPAPQISTAVVEPYNTVLVTHCTLEHSDCAFILDNEAIYDLCRRNLDIERPTYTNLNRLIAQVVSSITASLRFDGALNVDLTEFQTNLVPYPRIHFPLVTYAPLISAEKAYHEQLSVPEITNACFEPASQMVKCDPRQGKYMACCMLYRGDVVPKDVNASIATIKTKRSIAFVDWCPTGFKVGINYQPPTVVPGGDLAKVQRALCQLSNTTAISLAWTRMNLKFDKMYAKRAFVHWYVGEGLEEGEFQDAREDMASLEKDYEEVGVDSSSLDRKAEEEE, encoded by the exons ATGCCCAGTGACAAGACCATCGGAGGTGGGGATGACTCCTTCAACACCTTCTTCAGCGAGACCGGGGCGGGCAAACACATTCCCCGGGCGGTGTTCATAGATCTGGAGCCCACCGTGATTG ATGAGGTCCGCACCGGCACCTACCGGCAACTGTTCCACCCTGAGCAGCTGATCACCGGCAAGGAGGACGCGGCTAATAACTACGCCCGGGGCCACTGCTCCATCGGCAAGGAGATTGTGGATCTGGTCCTGGATCGCGTCCGGAAGGTG GCTGACCAGTGCACGGGACTGCAGGGTTTCCTCATCTTCCATAGTTTCGGGGGTGGGAGCGGCTCCGGTTTCACTTCCCTCCTGATGGAGAGGCTCTCCGTCGACTACGGCAAGAAATCCAAGCTGGAGTTCGCCATCTACCCGGCTCCCCAGATCTCCACCGCGGTGGTCGAGCCCTACAATACGGTGCTGGTCACCCACTGCACCCTGGAGCACTCCGACTGCGCCTTCATTCTGGACAACGAGGCCATTTACGACCTCTGTCGGCGGAACCTGGACATCGAGAGACCGACCTACACCAACCTCAACCGCCTCATCGCGCAGGTGGTGTCGTCCATCACCGCGTCCCTCCGCTTCGACGGTGCCCTCAACGTGGACCTGACGGAGTTCCAGACCAACCTGGTCCCCTACCCCCGCATCCACTTCCCCCTGGTGACCTACGCCCCCCTCATCTCTGCCGAGAAGGCTTACCACGAGCAACTCTCGGTGCCGGAGATCACCAATGCCTGCTTCGAACCAGCCAGTCAGATGGTGAAGTGCGACCCGCGCCAGGGCAAGTACATGGCGTGCTGCATGCTGTACCGAGGGGACGTGGTGCCCAAGGACGTCAACGCCTCCATCGCCACCATCAAGACCAAGCGTTCCATCGCGTTTGTGGATTGGTGCCCGACTGGGTTCAAG GTCGGCATCAACTACCAACCCCCGACCGTGGTGCCAGGGGGCGACCTGGCGAAGGTGCAGCGGGCCCTCTGTCAACTGAGCAACACCACCGCCATTTCCTTGGCTTGGACCCGCATGAACCTCAAGTTTGACAAGATGTACGCCAAGCGGGCCTTCGTGCACTGGTACGTGGGGGAGGGGCTGGAGGAAGGGGAATTCCAGGACGCCCGGGAGGACATGGCCTCGCTGGAGAAGGATTACGAAGAGGTGGGGGTCGACTCTTCCTCGCTGGACAGGAAGGCCGAGGAGGAAGAGTAG